AAGTTATATGGGATAAACATTAGGCCTTTTATGGAATAACCCACATAAGATTATAGCTGGAACCAGATTCTTTCTGCTGTTAAATGGGGACTCTAGATCTCATACAGCAAAGATTAGATGTTAGTATAGGTAAATTACACAAACTGTACAAACCCAGAAGGTGGGTATAGTGAGACCCCCTTACGTATAAAGAGATATAAGAGTCGGGAAGAACGGGAGAGTGAGGTCACAGGAGATGTGGTGAATGACTGACGTCTGTGAGGTCACAGGAGATGTGGTGAATGACTGACGTCTGTGAGGTCACAGGAGATGTGGTGAATGACTGACgtctgtgatgtcacaggagaTGTGGTGAATGACTGACGTCTGTGAGGTCACAGGAGATGTGGTGAATGACTGACGTCTGTGAGGTCACAGGAGATGTGGTGAATGACTGACgtctgtgatgtcacaggagaTGTGGTGAATGACTGACGTCTGTGAGGTCACAGGAGATGTGGTGAATGACTGACgtctgtgatgtcacaggagaTGTGGTGAATGACTGACgtctgtgatgtcacaggagaTGTGGTGAATGTCTGACGTCTGAGGCCCCGAGATAACCACACGACAACAAGATTAATATAAAATCCTATTTATTGGCAGATAGTCTTTTTCAGGTCTCATTTCTTTGTATCAAAATCCGATTGTCTGATAAATACATCATCCGATTCCCTACACAACGAGCTCCCTCACCCAGACACCCATCACTATGGTAGTACGATCATTAGCAAACGATGGGACAGTTCCGTGTTTCCTGCCTGGAGAAGTCCGATGGTTAAGGAGCAAATATTATTCTTTGAGTGAATATAAAACCCTAGAAAAAGTTGGGTGTAGgaattataataaatatggtgAGTATATACATTGTTGGACATATGGCATTGTGCACCCTAGTTAGGAAGTGTGATTGATAGACAGTCCTGCTCTGTAACAATCAGAGCTTAAACGGGTACCTCTGCAGGTACTCTACCATCCTCCTGGGCAGAGGCAGCTCCATCATCTCCGAGCCGGGCGCAAGGCTCCGGTTTATCTGCAGTCTGCACAGGTGCTGCAGACTTGGGCTCTCTCCGCTCCGGTGCAGCGGTTGTAGTAGCTTGAGGTGTACCGCCTCCGGTTCTTTAAGGGCGGGCGTCGCAGGCGGCAACGGGCTGGACGTCTCCTTACAGCTGTCGGGGTTGCAAGTGGAGACGTAATACTGTACCAAGCTGACGACATCGGAGAACGACAAGATACGTGGCTTGGACAGCCAGTTAGAGTCCAGTCGGAAAAGACTGTCCGAATATTCGATGCGAACGTTTGTGGGGCCGCGGTTCGTCCTGACGGACAAGGTGAAGAGGTAACTAGGGTGAGTGCTATCTCGCACGAGGAAAAACCCTTCTGGCATCTTCTGTAGCTTCTGTTTGGCCTCCGTGGCGGTTATAGACCCCCAGTACCAACCTGACGGGACGGGAAACAACATGACATTTAGGGACATCGACAAAAATAAAACTACAGAATTATTCTCTAATTTCATCTCAGCAATCCAACTCTGCACTCGCCCCAGAACCAACGCTGCAGGAAACATCTAACATTCCAAAGTCTAAGGGTTAACTGGATGATGACTGCGCGATACTGAAAGATCTGGAGCCAGATACACAGATCTGTCTTAAATTTGCCTTAATAAATGACTGCAAACACACTTTGTGAATTTGGTATAATTCACTCCAAATTTAACCATCAATAATGATAGAACGTTAACAGTTTAGAAACAAATCTACTCAAATCTGTATCTGATCATTGTGGAGATAACGGTTTTATGACCACTTGATCTTAGAAATGACTTTATACTATACGgagttaaatgtttttattaaaaaaaaacaacacattaacTTTTGTGAATTTGGCCCCTTATTTTAATAGATATACATTAATTGTGTGATTAGTGACCTCCTGATCATTATTCCTGCTGGGTAAAACTGAACatcaaaaatatatgttaaataattaataacattcactCACAGATGAGACTAACAGACTTTAAAGTGGAAAATTACATGTACGAGGGACCTGTTAACTGCGTATTACCGATCACCGTCCCTGCTCGTAATCAGTATTACAGTTAccgcccaacacattattataaaCGTTAAACCTATCATACATAGTTCATGTATGTACATAAAATGATCTACACGCCATCTGCGAATTGGTTCATATGTGTGTCTTGGACAACTAACTTTAATGGACATTTACTAATCTAGAGTACAGTACTAgactttaatttaaattttttatttatgttatgtttttttaaacgTACCCCCCGTGTGATGGTTAAGGCTCACCAGTGCCCCCTAAATTGTGTTTGTCTACACTGTGTATCACATGATCTGAGAACATTTAAGCTACACCGCTCCGTTTGCATTTAAATCCTTTAACATCTCTGATTAATTCTGTGTGTTCTATTCTTCACtaagaaatgttgttatttttatttgtttataaaagaTTTAAGTTGAACCCCTTGACGGTATTTCAGGTATTGAGATGAGCACCGAGTCCTTAGATaaaagaggaaggggggggggggttcccattTTCCAACTTAtaggagatttttttttgtccGTGGAATAAAAAATGTCATGCACTTAGGGCGTTTGCACAATGACTGCGTTTGCTTTGTGCCTCCGTTGCGATGAACGTACGTTTGCTGCACATGGGGTGAACTTAAATGGAACAAGAAGCAGTCAAAATAACGCAACGCAGTTGAATGTATAATCATAATGCCAGTGGGTTCATCACCTTAATAACATGAGACACTTTCATTATATGTATTGTGGATCTAGTGATTGCCAACTTAAACTCCAACGTCACTGATTTTAATTGTATCTTATGTGGGGTATTCGGGCTTAAAACCAGTACTTAGAATATAGATATACCTTCCTTATACTTGTGTTAATAAAATTAGATTCAACAAATTCCTAAAACACTAATCACCACGTTTAGTACTTAAAAAAAGAGCCGTGGATTCTGTTTTCTTGGAATATGCGAACTG
This window of the Mixophyes fleayi isolate aMixFle1 chromosome 8, aMixFle1.hap1, whole genome shotgun sequence genome carries:
- the CISH gene encoding cytokine-inducible SH2-containing protein gives rise to the protein MPFRSSWTDMILCVRGPQSLLAEQRVCGPCSCVGVPGFAATQVMHPLDPPTCPSQPPNTPEVPTRTADPQVPPPPAQNRIRDPEEDLLCIAKTFCYLRESGWYWGSITATEAKQKLQKMPEGFFLVRDSTHPSYLFTLSVRTNRGPTNVRIEYSDSLFRLDSNWLSKPRILSFSDVVSLVQYYVSTCNPDSCKETSSPLPPATPALKEPEAVHLKLLQPLHRSGESPSLQHLCRLQINRSLAPGSEMMELPLPRRMVEYLQRYPFKL